A single Corynebacterium resistens DSM 45100 DNA region contains:
- a CDS encoding SDR family oxidoreductase encodes MLAVITGAASGIGREVALQLAQRGYSVAISDRDEVGLATTVQAITAQDGIVADSRVVDVTDVEAVTAWANDITATHGIPDQVHHVAGIAIWGDVRTMPHEKWQRVIDINLMGSVHMVEAFAAKLMEDRPTRRRRRDRRKFVFVSSAAGIIGLPWHAAYSASKGGVLGMCEVLRFDMAPYGVDVHVVAPGAVDTPLVRTIDIHGVDRSKPRIEKATALFQGHAVSPAQAAEKILKGVDKGKYLINTSGDIPLARWAQVNIPWAYKGAMKALNAGFRWASK; translated from the coding sequence ATGCTTGCAGTCATCACGGGAGCCGCCTCTGGAATTGGGCGGGAGGTGGCGCTGCAACTGGCGCAGCGCGGCTATTCAGTAGCCATCAGTGATCGCGATGAGGTGGGGCTAGCCACAACTGTTCAAGCCATCACTGCACAAGACGGTATCGTCGCGGATTCCCGGGTGGTGGATGTCACCGATGTGGAGGCAGTTACCGCTTGGGCAAATGACATCACCGCCACTCACGGCATCCCTGACCAAGTTCACCACGTTGCCGGAATTGCGATTTGGGGCGATGTGCGCACCATGCCTCACGAGAAGTGGCAGCGTGTCATCGATATCAACCTCATGGGTTCTGTGCACATGGTCGAAGCTTTCGCGGCGAAGCTAATGGAGGATCGTCCCACGCGCCGCCGTCGCCGCGATCGCCGGAAGTTCGTGTTTGTGTCCTCCGCTGCGGGCATTATCGGGCTGCCGTGGCACGCAGCGTATTCCGCATCCAAGGGTGGGGTGTTAGGGATGTGTGAGGTTCTGCGTTTCGATATGGCGCCCTACGGGGTCGATGTGCATGTTGTCGCCCCTGGGGCAGTGGACACTCCCCTCGTCCGCACCATTGATATCCACGGCGTAGACCGCTCCAAGCCACGGATCGAAAAGGCGACGGCCTTGTTCCAAGGTCACGCTGTCTCTCCGGCTCAGGCTGCAGAAAAAATCTTGAAAGGCGTGGACAAGGGCAAGTACCTCATCAACACCAGCGGGGACATCCCGCTGGCGCGCTGGGCCCAGGTCAACATCCCTTGGGCCTACAAAGGTGCTATGAAGGCGCTCAACGCGGGGTTCCGCTGGGCGTCAAAGTAG
- a CDS encoding ATP-binding protein, with amino-acid sequence MIGRKAMHGHELARSRVDQLDRVWTALGHSLHLLVFILLAVTVAADGMSWQVGAFAIAYASGRILPQRPLWMALVLVCWVLIFIHAESAVYIVFPLFFVALGAFRARVSVPLVILMTALAIYGIARHLGWSPGGVIGPIIGALVAIALGLGFRMLRVEAKAREKESHRAGEMQERARIAGDIHDTVAQGLSSINMLLHSIEGQISSLDASPLDPETKNQLVRQIHLAQTTAQDNLLETRRIIAALQPSPMMGADLPVALARVTSSSPLGQAVVFDVDGEPRNVDAAVEQELVRIAQSLVSNVARHAQATRARVTLTYQPEEIVLDVVDNGEGFDPATLQEMGLGTRRTAEGTMVVQTTTAGTELAATGLPGVLRRVKSIRGAMALETAPGAGCGVAVRVPTGNLERHG; translated from the coding sequence ATGATCGGTAGAAAGGCCATGCACGGGCACGAATTGGCTCGCAGCCGTGTGGATCAACTCGACCGCGTGTGGACGGCTCTGGGCCATTCGCTGCACTTGTTGGTATTTATCCTGTTGGCGGTGACCGTTGCCGCCGACGGGATGTCGTGGCAGGTAGGCGCTTTCGCCATCGCATACGCTTCCGGGCGCATTCTTCCGCAGCGCCCATTGTGGATGGCGTTGGTTCTGGTGTGTTGGGTGCTGATTTTCATTCACGCCGAATCGGCGGTCTACATCGTCTTCCCCTTGTTCTTCGTCGCACTTGGGGCGTTCCGTGCCCGGGTTTCCGTCCCCTTGGTCATTCTGATGACCGCCCTAGCCATTTACGGCATCGCCCGGCATTTGGGGTGGTCCCCGGGAGGGGTGATTGGCCCCATCATTGGTGCACTGGTCGCCATCGCGCTGGGACTGGGCTTTCGCATGTTGCGCGTTGAGGCCAAAGCACGCGAGAAGGAATCACACCGTGCCGGCGAGATGCAAGAACGTGCGCGCATCGCCGGGGACATCCACGATACGGTTGCCCAAGGCTTGAGCTCTATCAACATGCTGCTGCATTCGATTGAAGGGCAAATCTCTTCGCTCGACGCCTCCCCGCTGGATCCGGAAACGAAGAACCAACTAGTTCGTCAGATTCATCTGGCCCAGACAACTGCACAGGACAATCTGTTGGAGACTAGGCGGATCATCGCCGCTCTGCAGCCGAGCCCGATGATGGGGGCGGACCTGCCCGTTGCACTGGCGCGGGTGACCAGTTCGTCCCCGCTGGGGCAGGCCGTGGTTTTCGATGTGGACGGTGAACCGCGCAACGTGGATGCGGCCGTAGAACAGGAATTGGTGCGCATCGCACAATCACTCGTCAGCAATGTTGCCCGTCATGCCCAAGCAACCCGGGCACGAGTGACATTGACCTACCAACCCGAAGAGATCGTGCTGGATGTAGTGGATAACGGGGAGGGGTTCGATCCTGCAACGCTGCAAGAAATGGGGCTAGGCACCCGACGAACCGCTGAAGGAACGATGGTGGTTCAAACCACCACAGCTGGAACCGAACTAGCAGCCACCGGCCTTCCCGGCGTACTGCGGCGCGTTAAGTCCATCCGGGGCGCCATGGCTTTGGAAACCGCGCCGGGTGCTGGTTGTGGCGTTGCTGTCCGGGTGCCAACGGGTAATCTGGAACGCCATGGCTGA
- a CDS encoding carboxymuconolactone decarboxylase family protein, giving the protein MNKGNENSDDFRVFSLGPGPAPRREHFRLLGLFGAFATRVGARVTGKKNLGVFATIGRAPRLFRFWLLYGASMMPFGYLSRAETEMLILRVAYLRGSAYEADQHRALAARAGVSSVDIDAIFRPDHGFTGRIGTLLDAAEQIVRHQGLTEDMAKRVRGLLSEREQVAFVMLVCNYDGLATALDVMGVPVDENR; this is encoded by the coding sequence GTGAATAAGGGAAATGAAAACTCCGACGATTTTCGGGTTTTTAGCTTGGGGCCCGGCCCTGCTCCACGTCGCGAGCACTTCCGCCTGTTGGGGCTTTTCGGGGCTTTCGCCACGCGTGTGGGTGCGCGCGTGACTGGTAAGAAGAACCTCGGGGTGTTCGCCACAATTGGTCGTGCGCCACGGCTTTTCCGTTTTTGGCTGCTCTATGGCGCGTCGATGATGCCGTTTGGGTACCTTTCGCGTGCGGAAACCGAGATGCTCATTTTGCGCGTAGCTTACTTACGTGGCAGTGCTTATGAGGCAGACCAGCACCGTGCGCTCGCTGCTCGGGCTGGGGTGAGTTCCGTAGATATCGACGCCATATTCCGCCCTGATCATGGATTCACTGGGCGCATAGGTACTCTTCTAGACGCCGCAGAACAGATCGTTCGGCATCAAGGGCTCACGGAAGACATGGCCAAGCGTGTACGAGGCCTTCTTTCTGAACGTGAGCAGGTCGCATTTGTCATGTTGGTGTGTAACTACGATGGGCTCGCTACTGCGTTGGATGTGATGGGGGTTCCAGTCGACGAGAATCGCTAG
- the map gene encoding type I methionyl aminopeptidase, whose amino-acid sequence MTRAPLTPGIPTPIREVPAQIERPEYAWKDEVQENVGEPWIQTPETIEAMREASRIAANALQEAGRAVAPGVTTDEVDRVAHEYMCDHGAYPSTLGYRHFPKSTCVSLNEIICHGIPDTTVIEDGDIVNIDVTAYKNGVHGDTNATFLAGDVAEEHRLLVERTKNAMDRAIKAVKPGRQINVIGRVIEAYAKRFGYNVVEDFTGHGVGTTFHNGLAVLHYDNPQNTTLLEPGMTLTIEPMINLGGLAYDIWDDGWTVQTRDKQWTAQFEHTLVVTEDGCEVLTLPSEGI is encoded by the coding sequence ATGACTAGAGCTCCACTTACTCCCGGTATCCCTACTCCCATTCGCGAAGTTCCCGCCCAGATTGAGCGACCCGAATATGCGTGGAAAGACGAGGTCCAGGAAAACGTCGGTGAGCCGTGGATTCAAACTCCCGAAACGATCGAGGCGATGCGCGAGGCTAGCCGGATTGCCGCCAATGCCCTGCAGGAGGCCGGGCGCGCGGTAGCACCTGGCGTCACTACCGACGAAGTAGACCGAGTCGCACATGAGTACATGTGTGACCACGGTGCCTACCCATCCACCTTGGGCTACCGGCATTTCCCGAAGTCGACCTGCGTGAGCCTGAATGAGATCATTTGCCATGGCATTCCGGATACGACTGTGATTGAGGACGGCGACATCGTCAATATTGACGTCACCGCCTACAAAAACGGAGTTCACGGGGATACGAATGCCACGTTCTTGGCGGGGGATGTTGCAGAAGAGCACCGCCTGCTGGTGGAGCGTACGAAAAACGCGATGGATCGCGCTATCAAGGCAGTGAAACCGGGGCGCCAGATCAACGTAATTGGGCGCGTGATTGAGGCGTACGCCAAGCGTTTCGGGTACAACGTAGTGGAGGACTTCACTGGCCACGGCGTGGGGACGACATTCCACAACGGCCTGGCCGTGTTGCATTACGACAATCCGCAGAACACCACGTTGTTGGAGCCAGGCATGACCCTGACGATCGAACCGATGATCAATCTAGGTGGTCTCGCGTATGACATCTGGGATGATGGCTGGACCGTTCAGACTCGTGACAAGCAGTGGACCGCGCAATTCGAGCACACCCTGGTAGTTACTGAAGACGGGTGCGAGGTTCTCACGCTTCCAAGCGAGGGTATCTAG
- a CDS encoding LuxR C-terminal-related transcriptional regulator: MADERSSRPLRVMLADDHPVIRAGLEAMLGSAADIDVIATADTPDAAIEYVRASLAGDEEPVDVVLMDLRFSQQVGAGEAGGVYATRAIRALPRAPQVLVVTNYSTDGEVVGAVSAGAVGYLLKDCPPTELTDGIRKAARGESVMSSQVMGKLMDSMNRPMETLTAREIDVLRLAGLGRSNRQIAKELVLTEATIKSHMGRVFTKLGVSNRTAAVAVARERGIL; the protein is encoded by the coding sequence ATGGCTGACGAACGATCCTCACGTCCTTTACGCGTAATGCTTGCTGACGATCACCCCGTGATTCGAGCTGGCTTGGAAGCAATGCTGGGAAGTGCTGCAGATATTGACGTCATCGCCACCGCGGATACTCCAGATGCAGCCATCGAATATGTGCGTGCTTCCTTGGCTGGTGATGAGGAGCCCGTGGATGTGGTGCTCATGGACTTGAGGTTCTCCCAGCAGGTCGGGGCGGGGGAGGCCGGTGGGGTGTACGCCACCCGCGCGATCCGCGCGTTACCTAGGGCGCCACAGGTGCTGGTGGTGACAAATTATTCCACCGATGGGGAGGTCGTCGGTGCGGTGTCTGCTGGGGCGGTGGGGTATCTGCTCAAAGATTGTCCGCCGACGGAACTTACCGACGGTATCCGGAAAGCGGCTCGTGGGGAATCCGTCATGAGTTCCCAAGTCATGGGCAAACTGATGGATAGCATGAATAGACCAATGGAAACGCTCACCGCTCGGGAGATCGATGTGTTGCGCCTCGCGGGGCTTGGCCGTTCCAATCGGCAGATCGCTAAGGAACTTGTGCTCACCGAAGCCACCATTAAATCGCATATGGGCAGGGTTTTCACCAAACTTGGGGTGAGCAACAGAACAGCGGCCGTTGCCGTGGCGCGGGAGCGCGGGATTCTCTAA
- the mtr gene encoding mycothione reductase, which yields MTHHSTPDVEDYDIIIVGTGSGNTIPGPINEDKKIAIVEKGTFGGTCINVGCIPTKMFVHTADVARSFQDAERLSITGELRDVDWKGIQQRVFGDRIDPIAEGGAAYRAGEETPNITLFHGEAAAFVAPRTLRIGDGPVIRGKDIVLATGGRPRVHPVIAESGVRYRTNEDIMRLDKLPESLIILGGGIVAVEFAGIFSALGTKVTLINRSDKLLRTTDQDVSETFTELAQEQWTNLLGYTLTAARETEDGNVEVTLHDGSTVAAQEVLVALGRVNNSDTLNVEAGGVEITDRGTIKVDEYGRTTAEGVWALGDAANEFELKHVANHEAKVVAHNLSHPNDLKKYNHEAIPSGIFTHPQIGTVGMTEREARETGRPLTIKVQRYADVAYGWAMEDSTGFCKVIADRSTGEILGAHVLGPEASTLIQCFVTAMTFGIHARDFAEKQYWPHPALTELVENALLGLEFD from the coding sequence ATGACACATCACAGCACACCAGACGTTGAAGACTACGACATCATCATCGTTGGCACTGGTTCTGGAAACACCATTCCTGGTCCAATCAATGAAGATAAGAAAATTGCCATCGTTGAAAAAGGCACCTTTGGTGGCACATGCATCAACGTGGGCTGTATTCCCACAAAAATGTTTGTGCACACCGCCGATGTCGCCCGCAGCTTTCAAGATGCGGAGCGACTCAGCATCACGGGCGAGCTGCGGGATGTGGATTGGAAGGGAATCCAACAGCGGGTGTTTGGCGATCGGATCGACCCGATTGCCGAAGGAGGTGCCGCGTACCGCGCAGGTGAAGAAACCCCGAATATCACGTTGTTTCACGGCGAAGCTGCAGCATTCGTTGCCCCACGTACCCTGCGTATTGGAGATGGCCCTGTAATCCGTGGGAAGGATATTGTTCTGGCGACAGGCGGGCGCCCACGTGTTCACCCGGTCATCGCAGAATCCGGAGTGCGCTACCGAACCAACGAAGACATCATGCGCTTGGACAAACTTCCAGAATCCCTCATCATTCTCGGCGGGGGCATAGTGGCTGTAGAATTCGCCGGCATCTTCTCCGCACTAGGAACGAAGGTCACGCTTATCAACAGGTCCGATAAGCTGTTGCGCACCACGGATCAGGATGTTTCCGAAACGTTTACGGAACTCGCTCAAGAGCAATGGACGAATCTCCTCGGATATACGCTAACCGCCGCCCGCGAGACCGAAGACGGGAATGTCGAAGTGACTTTGCACGACGGCTCCACTGTTGCCGCTCAAGAAGTCTTGGTCGCTCTGGGACGGGTGAACAACTCTGACACATTGAATGTGGAAGCCGGGGGCGTCGAAATAACGGATCGCGGAACCATCAAAGTGGATGAATACGGGCGCACCACCGCCGAAGGAGTGTGGGCGTTGGGGGATGCCGCGAATGAGTTTGAACTGAAGCACGTGGCAAACCACGAGGCCAAAGTTGTGGCACATAATCTTTCCCACCCGAATGATCTGAAAAAATACAATCATGAGGCCATTCCGAGCGGTATTTTCACCCATCCACAGATCGGAACAGTAGGGATGACCGAACGGGAAGCGCGGGAAACCGGTCGACCGCTGACGATCAAAGTTCAGCGCTATGCGGACGTTGCCTACGGCTGGGCGATGGAAGATTCTACGGGTTTTTGCAAGGTCATCGCTGATCGCAGCACTGGAGAGATCCTCGGCGCCCATGTCCTCGGACCGGAAGCGAGCACACTAATTCAGTGTTTCGTCACCGCTATGACCTTCGGCATTCATGCCCGTGATTTCGCCGAAAAGCAGTATTGGCCGCATCCGGCTTTGACAGAATTGGTCGAGAACGCCCTGCTGGGCTTGGAATTCGACTAG
- a CDS encoding alpha/beta hydrolase → MKDTASGTSSLNTDEILAAPLTHSVAELHFTPDQLGDGFGVHYVEMGADPDGETPVRFALVQYRPDSTAERDENFYARPALLFVHGMTDYFFQDHVAHYFHLQGYAVYGIDLRKCGRAWRDGQTWHHVTNQAFYDEDLTIAFALLAAGHGRVTVAGHSTGGLNVTMWATRLFDAATSHPASGSAVLHRHLNALVCNSPWYGLQFDAPTRFIINRIFPIVAKLFPRMPLPGGINPSYGYSLHSEYAGEWDYNLALKPILPRKKYVPWLVGVAAEIRKLRSGRHSTGVPTLILTSDDHYFARELSQQTYVNDPILMPQQMWEVAPKVSPYTHIEVIPDATHDIFLSQPVVRARAFQVTNRWLREIHGNSTSN, encoded by the coding sequence ATGAAAGACACAGCATCAGGCACATCTTCCCTTAACACCGACGAGATTCTGGCTGCTCCCCTAACTCATTCGGTCGCTGAGTTACATTTCACGCCGGATCAGCTGGGAGACGGCTTCGGCGTGCACTATGTAGAAATGGGCGCTGATCCGGATGGCGAAACTCCCGTCCGTTTTGCGCTGGTGCAGTACCGCCCGGATAGCACCGCTGAACGGGATGAAAACTTCTACGCCCGCCCCGCACTACTGTTCGTGCACGGCATGACCGACTATTTCTTCCAAGACCATGTTGCACATTACTTCCACCTGCAAGGCTATGCGGTCTACGGCATCGATCTACGGAAGTGCGGCCGTGCGTGGCGCGACGGGCAAACATGGCATCACGTGACCAATCAGGCGTTTTATGACGAGGACCTAACCATTGCATTCGCGCTCCTCGCCGCCGGCCATGGACGTGTCACTGTCGCTGGGCATTCCACCGGCGGCCTCAATGTCACCATGTGGGCTACCCGGCTATTTGACGCCGCCACGAGCCACCCCGCTTCGGGTTCTGCAGTCCTACACCGTCATCTGAACGCACTGGTATGTAACTCCCCGTGGTACGGACTGCAGTTTGACGCTCCCACCCGCTTCATCATTAATCGGATTTTCCCCATCGTGGCGAAACTATTTCCTCGCATGCCTCTCCCCGGCGGAATCAATCCCAGTTATGGCTATTCATTGCACTCCGAGTACGCCGGAGAATGGGACTATAACCTCGCCCTCAAACCAATTCTGCCGCGGAAGAAGTATGTGCCATGGCTAGTTGGCGTGGCAGCGGAGATCCGCAAGCTCCGCTCCGGTCGGCACTCCACAGGAGTACCTACGCTCATCCTGACCAGCGATGACCATTACTTTGCCCGCGAACTGTCGCAGCAAACTTACGTTAACGACCCGATCCTCATGCCACAGCAGATGTGGGAAGTCGCCCCAAAGGTTTCCCCGTATACCCACATTGAGGTCATCCCCGATGCCACCCACGACATTTTCCTTTCACAACCAGTAGTCCGCGCCCGCGCGTTTCAGGTCACCAACCGCTGGTTGCGTGAAATCCACGGCAACAGCACTTCCAACTAG
- a CDS encoding penicillin-binding transpeptidase domain-containing protein yields the protein MRRMRRALTSAIAVSSLVFSLAACTPRPDMADDAAASFLEALAGHQNAGEKTDNPASAGDVINKTWDSLQAEGLSTELKDVHTNGDVATANYHMKWDLPGDREFDYDSQMVLTKSGGSWSVRWQPSLLHPDLGTNQHLELRSVPAKNASVVGSDGAVLLKPGIKWRVFVDTKAAGDVGNVMRRIGAELDSMRAEDKNVPEFDAEAKAKEAQAVDGEFSALMLSEGHGNKLKDALGNLAGVRMNKEAALVRPDPGFAPDIMSRVSGLVEKDLQGKNGWKVVVTTAEGAEVSEVSSHDASAAPSVNISLSHKVQQAAQKAVNTRQDSQTMMVVMKPSTGEILAVAQTPKADEKGDVALMGQYPPGSTFKMLTAYAGIEKQKLTPDSIVGCPGTQDIGGRIVTNFNSFSLGDTSLENAFAKSCNTTFADISTKLKPGELQDYAKKFGLGVDFQIDGLDTITGSVPRGEVMLDRTEAGYGQGHDLASPFGMALVAATAAAGHRPTPYLIKGKDHRTDSKNQSADDLDPQTIKELRRLMRAVVTNGSGSAISGAGEVYAKTGEAEINGGSHAWFAGYRGDLAFATLVVLGGGSEHAVAVTDSFFKNLDGAKPEQPKPEQP from the coding sequence ATGAGGCGCATGCGCCGCGCTTTAACCTCTGCAATTGCCGTCTCCAGCCTGGTGTTTTCACTGGCTGCTTGCACTCCTAGGCCGGATATGGCCGATGACGCCGCGGCGTCATTTCTAGAAGCCCTCGCTGGGCACCAGAACGCCGGGGAGAAGACGGACAACCCTGCCAGTGCAGGGGATGTCATCAATAAGACGTGGGATTCGCTGCAGGCGGAAGGGCTTTCCACCGAGCTGAAGGATGTCCACACTAACGGGGACGTGGCGACGGCGAACTACCACATGAAGTGGGACCTTCCGGGGGATCGCGAGTTCGATTACGACTCGCAAATGGTGCTGACAAAGTCTGGGGGTTCGTGGAGCGTACGGTGGCAGCCTTCTCTGCTGCATCCGGACCTGGGCACGAACCAGCATCTGGAGTTGCGCTCTGTCCCCGCCAAAAACGCTAGCGTGGTGGGGTCCGATGGAGCGGTGTTGCTGAAGCCGGGTATAAAGTGGCGCGTGTTTGTCGATACCAAAGCAGCGGGTGATGTAGGCAATGTGATGCGCCGGATCGGCGCGGAGTTAGATTCCATGCGTGCCGAAGACAAAAACGTTCCGGAGTTCGACGCGGAAGCTAAAGCTAAGGAAGCCCAGGCCGTTGACGGTGAGTTTTCTGCGCTGATGTTAAGCGAGGGGCACGGCAACAAGCTCAAAGATGCGCTGGGCAACCTCGCTGGGGTGCGCATGAACAAGGAAGCAGCCTTGGTACGGCCTGATCCGGGTTTCGCACCGGACATTATGTCGCGAGTTTCCGGTTTGGTTGAAAAGGATCTGCAGGGCAAGAACGGCTGGAAGGTAGTTGTTACTACAGCTGAGGGCGCGGAGGTTTCTGAGGTTTCTAGTCATGACGCCAGCGCGGCTCCGAGCGTTAATATCAGCTTGTCCCACAAGGTTCAGCAGGCGGCGCAGAAGGCCGTTAATACCCGCCAAGACTCTCAGACCATGATGGTTGTGATGAAGCCGTCCACTGGGGAGATTTTGGCGGTCGCGCAAACACCGAAAGCTGATGAAAAAGGTGATGTCGCGCTCATGGGTCAGTATCCACCGGGTTCGACATTTAAGATGTTGACTGCTTATGCCGGGATAGAAAAGCAGAAACTCACACCTGATTCCATCGTGGGATGCCCGGGCACTCAAGATATCGGTGGGCGTATTGTGACGAACTTCAACAGCTTCTCGCTGGGCGATACTTCGCTGGAGAACGCTTTTGCAAAGTCGTGCAACACGACGTTTGCGGATATTTCCACCAAGCTCAAACCCGGTGAGCTGCAGGACTACGCTAAGAAATTTGGTCTCGGTGTGGACTTCCAGATTGATGGTTTAGATACCATCACTGGGTCCGTCCCTAGAGGCGAGGTCATGCTGGATCGCACAGAAGCTGGCTATGGCCAGGGCCACGATTTGGCCAGCCCATTCGGCATGGCATTGGTCGCGGCGACCGCCGCGGCCGGCCATCGGCCAACCCCGTACCTCATCAAAGGTAAGGATCACCGCACAGATAGCAAGAACCAGTCCGCGGATGACCTCGATCCCCAAACAATCAAGGAGTTGCGCCGTTTGATGCGCGCCGTGGTGACTAACGGTTCGGGCTCCGCTATCTCGGGGGCCGGCGAGGTGTACGCCAAAACGGGTGAGGCAGAAATCAATGGTGGCTCGCATGCGTGGTTCGCGGGATATCGTGGAGATCTAGCTTTCGCCACTCTGGTGGTGCTCGGTGGCGGATCGGAACATGCAGTTGCCGTGACGGATTCGTTCTTCAAAAATCTGGATGGCGCAAAACCTGAGCAGCCGAAGCCGGAGCAACCCTAA
- a CDS encoding DUF1648 domain-containing protein, whose product MISFDPMLAAIFSLTALLGGATLVVVPRFSAPAVRLGVRVPEKQRNHTVVQRQEKIFQKRQIAVAVVAAVLAFAAATIPVVGALMTLIPVVFFIWNLNNASAPIRRVKQQERWFDGVRTTVAGRLSKPNSAGGIDITAIEGYPHRAVAVTWASNLASFVLLLLAAAYVAIRWEDIPERFATHFGAGFEPDEWSDKTFSSVFFATIFGACMVALLGLMSAWMLRIDLPARADSSLRGKIMQQMTLRLTAAWLGVLNLTMAIMFAGLQTFTVLPDLMRWAPAVLMVSMIAIMCGALAMVVSLLLQRSSLTPAVDAYVESVASDMKSDTALAEGRDNDEHYKWGMFYYNPDDPAVTVERRYGVGLDFNYAHWQAKVFMVVVGLLVIVPLALAFLL is encoded by the coding sequence ATGATTTCCTTTGACCCAATGCTCGCTGCGATATTCAGCCTGACGGCGCTTTTGGGGGGTGCCACCTTGGTCGTCGTGCCAAGATTCTCTGCACCCGCGGTGCGCCTCGGCGTGCGGGTGCCCGAGAAACAACGCAATCACACTGTGGTTCAGCGCCAGGAAAAGATTTTCCAGAAGCGACAGATAGCGGTGGCCGTAGTGGCGGCGGTTTTGGCCTTTGCCGCAGCTACCATCCCAGTCGTTGGAGCGCTGATGACCCTCATACCCGTTGTGTTCTTCATATGGAATCTCAACAACGCATCCGCACCAATCCGGCGGGTTAAGCAGCAAGAAAGGTGGTTCGACGGCGTACGCACCACGGTTGCCGGCAGGCTGTCGAAGCCCAACTCCGCGGGTGGAATCGACATCACTGCGATCGAGGGCTACCCGCATCGGGCCGTGGCGGTAACTTGGGCCAGCAACCTGGCAAGCTTCGTTCTGTTGCTCCTTGCTGCGGCCTATGTAGCCATCCGTTGGGAGGATATTCCCGAACGCTTCGCTACCCACTTCGGTGCAGGGTTTGAACCGGATGAGTGGAGCGATAAGACCTTTAGCTCGGTATTCTTTGCAACCATCTTCGGTGCTTGCATGGTTGCACTACTCGGGCTGATGAGTGCGTGGATGCTTCGCATAGATCTTCCTGCCCGTGCAGATTCTTCCCTGCGGGGGAAAATCATGCAGCAGATGACCCTACGCCTAACCGCAGCGTGGCTGGGAGTACTGAATCTGACCATGGCTATTATGTTCGCTGGACTGCAAACCTTCACGGTGTTGCCGGATTTGATGCGGTGGGCCCCAGCGGTTCTTATGGTTTCGATGATCGCAATAATGTGTGGTGCACTGGCTATGGTTGTCTCACTATTGCTGCAACGTTCTTCGCTTACTCCGGCGGTGGACGCATATGTGGAGAGCGTGGCGTCGGACATGAAGTCGGACACAGCGTTGGCTGAAGGCCGAGACAACGATGAACACTACAAATGGGGAATGTTCTACTACAACCCCGATGATCCAGCTGTGACGGTCGAAAGGCGGTACGGCGTGGGCTTGGATTTCAACTATGCACACTGGCAGGCGAAGGTTTTCATGGTTGTGGTGGGGTTGCTGGTCATCGTCCCACTCGCGCTTGCCTTTCTACTTTGA
- a CDS encoding GntR family transcriptional regulator, giving the protein MYLVIEPDSPVPIFQQIHDGIVEGILQGRLNHGDLLLPVRKVAVEYGVNPATVKKAYDQLQEEGLVRTEPRSGTVITQPTKPTNEQRGQLRASLRTTVARALAQGFSPEEIHKTIDDLAISVS; this is encoded by the coding sequence ATGTACCTCGTCATTGAGCCGGATTCGCCCGTACCGATCTTCCAACAGATTCACGATGGAATCGTGGAGGGGATATTGCAAGGGCGTTTGAATCACGGCGATCTTTTACTTCCAGTGCGCAAAGTGGCGGTGGAATACGGCGTCAACCCAGCAACGGTGAAGAAAGCCTACGACCAGTTACAGGAAGAGGGGCTAGTTCGCACCGAACCGAGATCGGGAACAGTTATCACCCAGCCCACTAAACCCACGAACGAACAGCGCGGGCAGCTTCGCGCGAGCCTGCGAACGACTGTCGCCCGTGCGCTTGCTCAAGGATTCTCACCCGAGGAGATCCACAAAACCATTGATGATCTGGCAATTTCGGTGAGCTAG